CGGCTCCGGCAAGACCACGCTGTTGAGCATGATGGCGGGGCTCCTGACTCCCACCTCCGGGCGTGTGCTGTGGAAGGGGCGAGAGATCCAGCGCCTGCGGCCGGATATCATCGCCGGGCAAGGCGTGGTCAAGACCTTCCAGAATCCGCAGGTCTTCGCGGAGCTGAGCGTGTTCGAGAACGTGCAGGTGGCGAGCCATCTGAAGCTCAAGCGTGAGCTGGGCCTCCGCCGCGCGCTCGAGGTCGTGGGCGCCGCGCGGGACGTCGAGCGCCGTCTGGCCGAGCGGGTTGCCGAGGTGCTGTCCCTCTGCAACCTGGGCGGAGCCACGCGGCAGCTCGCGGGCAACCTCTCTTACGGCGAGGAGAAGATGCTCGGCATCGCCATGGCTCTCATGTGCGAGCCCGAGCTGTTGCTCCTCGACGAGCCGGCCACCGGTCTCGGGCGTGACGAGATCCGCAACCTGGAGGCCGTCCTCGACAAGGTTCACGCCGCCGGCACGACGCTGTGCCTGGTGGACCACAAGATCGGCTTTCTCCGCGGGCTGGCCGGCCGGGTTATCGCGCTCAACTACGGCCGGAAGATCGCGGAGGGGCCGCCCGAGCAGGTCCTGAACGAGCCGGCGGTGATCGAGGCGTACCTCGGAGCGGGCCATGCTCGAGCTTGAGGGGATCGACTGCCACTACGCCAAGGTGCACGTCCTTCACGGCGTGAGCCTCGCGGTGAACCGCGGCGAGATCGTGTCCATGATCGGCCCCAACGCCGCCGGCAAGACCACGACCCTCCGGGTCATGGCCGGGCTCAAGCAGCCATCGGCCGGACGCGTCCGCTACCTGGGCGAGGACATCACGCGGCTCCAGCCCTTCGAGCGTGTCCAGCGCGGCCTGGTGCTGGTCCCTGAAGGGAGGCAGATCTTCCCGAAGTTCACCGTCCTCGACAATCTCAGGATGGGCGCCTACCAGCGGCCGGACCGCGGCGCGATCGACGGGGACCTCGAGAGCGTCTACGAGCTCTTCCCCCGCCTGCGCGAGCGACGCGACCAGCGTGGGGGCTCGCTCTCCGGGGGC
The window above is part of the Candidatus Methylomirabilota bacterium genome. Proteins encoded here:
- a CDS encoding ABC transporter ATP-binding protein: MLELEGIDCHYAKVHVLHGVSLAVNRGEIVSMIGPNAAGKTTTLRVMAGLKQPSAGRVRYLGEDITRLQPFERVQRGLVLVPEGRQIFPKFTVLDNLRMGAYQRPDRGAIDGDLESVYELFPRLRERRDQRGGSLSGGEQQMLAIGRGLMAQPRSLLLDEPSLGLAPIVVSEIARTIRELASRGLTIMLVEQNAAMALELADRAYLLESGHISLQGTAADLQKTDVVRKLYLGA
- a CDS encoding ABC transporter ATP-binding protein; translated protein: MSLEVGGLTKRFVGLIAVDDVSFTVEPDEIVGIIGPNGSGKTTLLSMMAGLLTPTSGRVLWKGREIQRLRPDIIAGQGVVKTFQNPQVFAELSVFENVQVASHLKLKRELGLRRALEVVGAARDVERRLAERVAEVLSLCNLGGATRQLAGNLSYGEEKMLGIAMALMCEPELLLLDEPATGLGRDEIRNLEAVLDKVHAAGTTLCLVDHKIGFLRGLAGRVIALNYGRKIAEGPPEQVLNEPAVIEAYLGAGHARA